The proteins below are encoded in one region of Phaseolus vulgaris cultivar G19833 chromosome 1, P. vulgaris v2.0, whole genome shotgun sequence:
- the LOC137814499 gene encoding probable 2-oxoglutarate-dependent dioxygenase SLC1: protein MSPAMALNEQRSKDDTAEEKSGYEKGVKHLCEKGHIRSVPKKYILPVADRPTKRVEDSNALNQNLQLPIIDFAELLGPNRPQVLQSLANACQQYGFFQLVNHCISDDVIRSMIDVSGRFFDLPLEERVKYMTTDMGAPVRCGTSFSQTKDKVLCWRDFLKFLCHPLPDFLPHWPVSPVDFRKVVGTYAEETRHLFLAVMEAILESLGIMEKEEEENVMKEFEKGSQMMVANFYPPCPEPELTLGMPPHSDYGFLTLLLQDEVEGLQVQYQDKWVTVQPIPNAFVVNVGDHLEIYSNGKYKSVLHRVMVNEVKSRVSVASLHSLPFNCTVKPSPKLVDDEANPKRYMDTDFATFLAYVSSHEPNKKDFLESRKLH from the exons ATGTCGCCTGCAATGGCACTAAATGAGCAGAGGAGCAAGGATGATACAGCAGAAGAAAAAAGTGGATATGAGAAAGGAGTGAAGCATCTGTGTGAGAAAGGTCATATTCGTTCGGTACCTAAGAAGTACATACTTCCTGTTGCTGACAGACCCACCAAGAGAGTGGAAGATTCGAATGCTTTGAACCAAAATCTTCAGCTACCCATCATTGATTTTGCCGAATTGCTTGGTCCAAACAGGCCCCAAGTCCTTCAATCCTTAGCCAATGCTTGTCAACAGTATGGATTTTTCCAG CTGGTAAATCATTGCATATCGGATGATGTTATAAGGAGCATGATAGATGTGAGTGGGAGGTTCTTTGATCTCCCTTTGGAGGAGAGAGTTAAGTACATGACAACTGATATGGGAGCACCGGTTCGATGTGGGACCAGTTTCAGTCAAACCAAAGACAAAGTGTTGTGTTGGAGGGATTTCCTGAAATTCCTGTGCCATCCCTTACCAGATTTCCTCCCCCATTGGCCTGTTTCACCAGTGGACTTTCG GAAAGTGGTTGGCACCTACGCAGAAGAAACCAGACATTTGTTTCTGGCGGTAATGGAAGCGATTCTAGAGAGCTTGGGAATAATGGAAaaggaggaagaagagaatGTTATGAAAGAGTTTGAAAAGGGGAGCCAAATGATGGTGGCCAATTTCTACCCACCATGCCCTGAACCAGAACTTACCTTAGGTATGCCCCCTCACTCCGACTATGGCTTCCTCACACTTCTCCTGCAAGACGAGGTAGAAGGGTTGCAAGTCCAATACCAAGACAAATGGGTCACTGTTCAACCCATTCCCAATGCCTTTGTTGTCAACGTTGGTGATCACTTAGAG ATATATAGCAACGGAAAATACAAGAGCGTATTACACAGAGTAATGGTGAATGAAGTTAAGAGCAGGGTGTCTGTGGCTTCGCTTCATAGCCTTCCATTTAACTGCACAGTGAAACCGTCGCCAAAACTCGTTGATGATGAAGCCAATCCCAAGCGTTACATGGACACAGATTTTGCTACCTTTCTTGCCTACGTATCCTCCCATGAGCCAAATAAAAAGGATTTTCTGGAGTCAAGAAAATTGCACTGA